TGAGGGCAGTTGGTGGGGGACGGGACGGATGTTACTGTCTCCCCAAGTATAGATCCTTCTCTAGGGGAGGTGGGACTGCCTTCGGACCCCTCCTGACTCGGTAACACAGGACAAGTGGATGCATCTGTCGAAATTCGCTCCACAATGCTAGATAGACAATCCAAGCTGGAAATCACGGAGTTCTTGTTACTTCTGGAATCTGAAGAGAGATTAAAACCCGTGAGATGATGTAAATAGATTCGTTTGTGGCGTTTAAAATACGTGTCTTTTTGATAATGATCAAATAGCCTATACGGTAAGTATAATTACTTTggataatgtttttaaaaacatttaaataactaACAGACATTATTACCCTATATCGTGGCTATAAGAAAATAAGTAATTTAATCAATGTTGTTTCCCCAAGTGTACGGCGTTTTAAGAAAGAAGCTGCGCTTACCATTTGGAGTTTCGGTGAAGTAGGTACTGTCATAACTGTTTCGTCTCCTTGACGTGCATGTTGGACCGTTAAAATCCATCTGAAGGAAGAAATACAGACGTTTGAATTTTTCGGAAAAAAATGTGCTAAAAATATACGAATATCGATTATTCGTTATTTAAACGTAAGCCTACTACAATCAGCACAATAACTACACACATTAAACTAAACTGAAAGTGGGAAAAAgcttttcatttcaaattaaataattCAACTGTACAAATCATGCTGCATCTGCATTTTTCCTAATTATGTCTTACCATTCCGTCTGAGCAATTGGATCGGGGGCTGGACGCGTCGGAGTCGCCGCTGTAGTGCTCCAGCACAGGGTAATAGTTCTCGTCCTGTCCACGGAGCAGGGACTGCAGTGACTCGATGTAGTTGATGGCATTTCGGAGGATCTCCACCTTGGGCAGCCGCTGGTTGGGATTCGTGGACGTGCACCTCTTAAGGGTCTCAAATGCATCGTTGACTTTGCTGAGTCTCCTCCTCTCTCGCATGGTTGCCGCTTTCCTGCGATCCGCGTTGGTGGTCTTCCTCTTGCACGCTTTGCACGCCCAAAGAAGGCACCTGCCGGCCTGGTGGTGACCGCTCGGAGCCCGGATGTGTTCGTCCTCTTTGTGGTTGTAGTCGTCCGGCTTCAGCAGGCCCACGTGAACCAGCCTAGGGTCCAGGTCCTCGAAGAAGTGCATGTCACTTGTGTTGAAGCACGGGTCGTCATAAAAGTCGTCTGCGGATGGAATTGGAAAGGCAATATCCGACAATTCCATCGTTTTTTCGATTCTAAAATCGAAACCAACTGAAATATTACTTTTGAATGATATTGAGTTTTCGCAAAATGTCCAGACGTATAAGTCTAACGGGACAACCGAAAAACTGcttaactatatatatattttttagtgTTGTCAGTCCTAGGTTCACATACGACAGCACCCTTTGGGTACCTGTTATTGATCCCGTGCATTGCGTTATTTATATGCGTATCAGTAACTTGAAGGCGTGTCCTGTCCATCCGACAGCTGGGCAGTCAGACCAATCAGCTCACTTCTCCCGGATTGGGGCCCCTAGGAGGAGGGGCTTTCGTGTCACGCGTTTCGTGCTCGTTTTTACAGAACCttcaagaaacataaataaaccTTAATTATTAATGTAAAAAGGAGCGTATATAGGCCTATAGAAATTCCAATTTATTTTCTAATAATTTAGTTATGTCTGTTTtacatgctttaaatgacacttGAAATTTAACACCCTTGTTATATTTCTCATAGATATCGCATTTAAATAactttttaataaatgtaaaaagaGGAACTAAGGAAAATAAATAGTTTTACGACATAACACTACATTAGATTATTGACGTATTTAAATTACTGTAAAAACGAttaacagaaagaaaaaattatTTCGTAGTCGTTAAGTGTGGTGAGGCTTAAAATTACTTACGAAATCTACAAGATTTTTGTACGAGCGAATGACGGTTTGCTATAAAATGGAGGTCAAATGAATcagcacaattttttatttcaaacagaATTATTGGCGATTTGAAGCGGACTGTCAACGAATTCATACAAAGGCTAATTATTGCAGGCTACAGAACGCGTCTCCTGTTTCAGTTTCTATCAAGgacaataaaatataaacactGGCGAGTTAACTCCGATATTAAATGCGTTACTGTAATTTATAAAATTCATATGTTAGGAATATGAAATCATAATGCCGAATAAAATTATCTATGTCCTTGGGTTAACTCAGGATGAAAAGAGCTTTTAATAAAGATAAGGAAATCTTACAACGAAAATGTTCATCGTAATGCTGAAATTTTAAAGTTCAGTGTGTATTCAGTTTTTGATTAAGTTCCGTTATCTAAATCGGTGAAGACGTTTACTGCGGGAACGAAGACCCGATCCGACATGAAACCCCGGAGGCAGCAGATGGCGGTATAGATTTGACGTGCCCTTACCCAGAAGGGATCACTCAAGACCGacttattataaaaaaaaatgtgatttctAAGTACAAGGCTGCACATCGGCATGTTGTTACTTTTCAGGTGTATGCCGAAAGAGCTGAAAATAACAGGAAGCTTACAGCAATGAGAGTGataattaatttcatttacaacataaaaacttaaaaaataacGGGTtcaaaggttgttttttttaattaaatacacagagcaaaggaaacataaatattacagcCTAACACGTTCGTTTCAATTTCCATTGATAGCACAATAACTTTGGAAGTATCCTTAAACATTGGATGAAATAATTAAATAGACGATCAATAAACACACAAAGCATCGAGCAAATTGAAAAACTAACATCTCAACTACAGATACCTGCATTAATGAAAATGTTTCTCTGCGTATATActaaattattatattaatgtatataataaattaatttgctTGCTATGAactttaaatgtaaacaagttgaaaagaaaaaatgaacCCACTATATCGGCTTATACGGTATTCAACAGCAACACTGAAATGCATGCTTTCAATGTACTGGAGCGAACACATGAATGAAATGAATTTTAATGAACAACTGATTAGTGACCCACTATCTGGACTTCCCATCTCCTTCTAAAAATATCTACATATCTGCGCATTTTATCAATATAGTTTTGAACTTTCaagtttaataatttatttttaataaaaaataaacactgaaatatCCCACAGCAAATTTCCCATCCACACCCTAACGCAccaaaaaaacataaattcaACGGAATATGAGTAATAGGAATTCAGAGTTTCAAAATCTCTTGCTATTgctaatataaaaatatcattATGGTCAAATGAGAAACCGTATAATCAgtaaaaatgttaccaaaagCTGACAGTGAGTTTCCTGCATCCAGTTTTATCATGGATAAAAATTTTCTTAAGCAGACCATCATAacattctgtgttttttttcatatattgCTTGCCGAGGACTGAAAAGTCGGACCCTGGATGCAAAGCGGACTTCTTCCCTCAATAACACCATTTGTCATTAACCTCAGCCAGTGAATCTGGAATGTTATGTATGGCAGAATGTCACCAAAACCTGGTGGTCCACACCAAACACCATGCACCCAAATCGCAGCTTAAGCTGACTTGGACTGCTAGAGCAGGGGATCTCAAACATTGTGATCAAAGGTCTGTATCAGATTTTTGGGAACAGTCGGTCAGGGACAGtttccaataacaaaacagcatttcatgACTATAACTTTtgatatagacatcaatatataacaaaaatgtGAACTTTTTAACATTCGCTGATCGTTTAGACCATCATTGGGTGGGAGTTACGACgagttatgtgtgtgtgtactttgGTGGTTctacattgtatttttgtacttcaaacCATATTAAGCCTTTTTATGTTAACCATATTGATCCAAAGCTGCATTATGGGATGGGTCCGGATTAGCATGTGGTTTGGTCTGCATCTGGAATGCGGTCTGGACTTTGAGAACCCCTGTGCTAGAGAGTCCAACATAAACACCTGACAGTGCACTTTTAGCACTGCAAATTCTATCTTTACTCATCCAACTTTACTCATTGGCTTATTCCAAAGGAAGGTGCAGTTTGGCGTCTCAGTGGGCAGCACattagcctcacacctccagtgtcaggggttcaaatcctgccccCAACCCAGTGAGTGGAGTTTGTAAGTTCTCTCCCCGTGTGGGTGGTCTCCTGCAATTCCAAAACACGATGACTGGCTTCATGTTTACCAAGGACTTGTACGAGGAAACACTGCTTAATACTGAATGTACCGATAAATtaaatttggtttgattggaaggtcgtcggttcaaaacccatggtcagcagagtgatttcaccattgggcccttgagcaagaccctgaaCCTGAACTGATGCAAAAATTGGCTCACCAattttgtatgttgctttggatgaaaggaTCAGCTAAATATACAGAAGTGATCAACAACAGGAACACTGAGTCCAAAAATTCCTTTGGAAGGAAGGGGGTGGAGTCTGGACAGGGTGTTTATGTGTACAAATGGGAGTGGGTGAGCAGGATCAGACCCCAGACAGCTTCTCCAGAAGCTGATCTATTAGGTACTCTCCAAAGCCGGCCTTATGGCCGCCGCATCCCACTCTCTTGGCGTTGGTCAGGAGATCACCCAGTTCTTTGACCTTGGGGACCAGAGGGGCCAGGAAGCAGCCCTTGACCGTGCTGGCCGTGTGTGGGTCACCATGTTCCCCGGCCAACTGGCAAAGCTCCACCATGCACGACAAAAGCTCCTTCCACTGAGCAAGCACGACCTCCAGGGCAGGGATGAGGGAACATACATCCTCACACCCAGGCTTCTGTCGGATCAGAGAGAACAACACATGCAATCAAATCGACCTTCCGACAGACTTTACAAGACTTTTACTCATCCTCACTCTAGTTTTCTTATATTTAACCTGATTCCAAGATATTTCATATCATGAAAAAAACTACACATTCACGCAACATTAATGCACATAGAAAACTTTTGACAGATGTGTAACACAATACAAAGTCCAGTCCAGAAGATCAAATGTATATCCAATAATAAATAGTATCTACAGCCTGTAACATTCACCACAGATATAGAATAGAGTAATTTCGTTCATCAGGAGTGAACGCATCACTGCAAACAGATACCACAAAGCTGAATGACAGAATACAATTTAAATAGAGCTGACAGTTTCACTTACGTTCTCCATCTAAAAGAGAAAATCATTGTCAGAAAGACGTATAGTAAATTGATATGCTCCGATTTGGGTCTGGTAATACAGCAGACCCATGGACCACTGTTTCTGTTTTGACAACAATGTACAATCTGTCAACTCCCCAAGGTGTATCAGTGTTTCAAAATCCAGTCTgcgaggaccaggttgggaaacactactcTATATATAAGAAAGTCTATATagagatcacacacacacacacacacacacacacacacacacacatatatataattaatgAAGACTACTAAGGCACTTAAAACAATGTTACCAACACAATTGCAATTTAACTTGCTAAACAAGCCAATTTTAAGCAAAGACATTTGTAAgcaaaaatgataaaattaaaaacatacaaCATTGTCTTGTATGAATCATTGTCTGGCATACATGATAATACATGCATGAAAACAAGAAACTGCTTTTGGTCTGGATGGATAACAAGGTGTTCGAAATGGCTGACGACGGACGTTTCGCGGTGCCTCCGAATCGATTTCGCACGACTCGTAAACCTACGGGAGCAGAGCAGGAATCACGCAGGGCGATGTGGCATCGCGATGGCCTGTATCTGGCTGTCCTTCCACTGGCCACTGCGCTTAATCTCCCTCAATTTTCCGGAACTCAGGGGTAACGTACACTCTGGCCGGCATTACCGCGGGGATCTCCGGAACGCTGTGGGGGAGGTTTACAGCCTCACCCCGGCTCATGTTACCCTGCTATGGAGCGCTCTCTTTCGTAACATGGGATCTTGTGTTGAAAAGATAGtatgacatacagacaggaatGACTTTAAATCTCATAAATCACTGGCCCTCAATCAAAgtttgtaagttttttttttaaatatataactgGCATGTGTAGTTTACGACTAAAcaccttcattaatgagaaagaTGAAGACCAAACATTTGGGAACAAGTCCTGCATGCAGAAGCTGGACGATCTGGATACATATTGGGAAGCAGGTTGGGTATGTTGAGACGCTGACTTGACTCAGGCTGTCCAgtgtgcttgggggggggggggtttacctTGATGTCCTTATTGCAGTAGCGTGCCCCCCGCTCCGTCAGATAGGCCAGCATGGCCTCAGCCTGCTTCTGCTCCTTCTCCGATTCCTGACGGAAAAAGCCAGCTACCCTTGGCAGGGCGACATCATGCTGCTCAAATATCTGAGCCTGACGGAAATGTAAGAATATAAGGACATGGTCCATAATGCAGGGCTTGGCTGCACTCTGGCATTTTAAAACGCTGTAATAAATTAGACACACCTTACTGCCAATTTCCCTTCAAAAGTAACTACCCCTAAACACCGTCTGAATATCAACCAATTGCTGAAGGTTACGGTTTACTGCCCTAAATCAATGGCTATGTTTTGGCTTTTCACATCAAGCCCTGCGCCCCCAAAGGGCAACTAACACGGACTTTTCCATCCTGCCCAAAACTATAAGACCTTACTGAAGAAAGCAGAGAactttgggaaaaaaaacactgaataagGAATACTATCCTGGATGTAAGATTTAAGTGGTAAACTACTATGCTTGTTCAGagtattttgaaatattttcttataaaatacataaacaaaatCTGGCTGATTTAATGACTTAAGTAGTGATATTGAGAAATAAACGCGgtacagtttaaacaaaatctgTTGTATAGAAAAAGTTTTAATTGGTGCCTATTGCTTACATGTATAGCCATCATTAGAAGCGCGATGGTGCCGCTGCTCTTACCAGCGCTTGCAGCCTGTAAGCAGCCTCCATAATCAAAGTCGTTACGCCGCAGAGACTCTCCTCCACCATGCCTGGCAGGTTCTGCGTCACCCGGCTGTCACTAAGCGCTTTGTGGTTTTTGCAGACAGGGAGGCTAGTTTTCAGTCTTTTGCAGCGTGGTTCCGACATATTTAAATGTCACAGTGAAGCCTGCAAAAGAGTAACGAAACTTACAGTGTCAAAATTTGGAATTCGGTCTTTTAACGCTATGCAACTTatgacatttatatttatttttcacttaCGGAATCAGTTGAGTCCCAGCAGGTTGTTTGCCCCACCCAAACAAGTTAAACTTCTGCAACGGTAGCGGCACAGCAGGACGGCATCTAAATGCTTCCCGTGCAGCTGAAGTTCATCCGGAGCGCATCCTGtgcgctgctgctggtggaGAGAGGAGACGGACATCCGAGCGATGGGAGCGgcgaaaaaataaaataatgtataaCCGCTACGAGACGTGCTCGGATTTTTCCCCCGTATTGCAAAACAGGCGTTTGTGTAATTTCTAACGTGATTTAGAGCTGCAATCTAAACGACACAATGAGATCTTCCGTTTTCCTCACAGTcgttctgtgtttgtgtttatacgGTATATGtacctatatatacacacaccatGGGATATTTATAAAGAATTTGTAAATTTtggtgaaaataaaataaaaaaatctgtaacgAAACGTCTGCAGCTAAACAACAAATACATTTTGTATGTACTATATTATGGTGGACTGTTAGTCCAAAAAGCTTATTTTAACACAATATTAAAGTAGAATAGGCTTCTATgtgtaaaatactgtatatgtatgtggATTCTGCCTTTATACAAGTTTTGTTATGTCAAGAGTATGGCTAAAATACCAcaactttgttttatttttcttgatttgtttattaatacattttgaatttGGAAGGGGGATTTAATTCAAAGAGTACAACCGAAGTCTATAAACGTCCTTTTCTGAAGTTTCTGCATTATACAATGATGCCAGTCTGTGAAGTTCAACTGCAGCATTTCCATGTGCCACACGTAAACACGGGGGTGTCCTTGTTTTGGAATGTATTTCCCCGCTGCCACGTGGCCCTCCAAATCCGCAGTCCCCCTCGCCAACATCCCCCCAACTCATACCAACCAGCCAGAGGGGGTCTCATGTTACTGCGGGGTGACCACGGCCACGCTCCCCTCGCAGATGACAGACACGGGGGACTGGGCACTCCTGAGAGGACAGCTGACCCTCGTATTAGAGCGAAGGGTACCCGGCGGAGGTCAGAGCCGGGGTCAGAGTGGGGACTGGCAGCCTGATCTGCATGGTACTCCCACAGTCCCCTGGAGGAACCACCCGGGAAGGAGTAACATTTACACCCAATTTGCTTCTGTAatatcaaaatgaaacacaatacCTATGCAAGTCCGAAAGTATTATCTGTTAGTATTACATGAACTAATAAAACAGAGAATGCTTTGAGAGCATTATTTTTAAACTGATCATTTAGGTTACTCTCCCAGAAAATCCGAAGTATGATACTGACTGGCCTTCTATCTAAGGTAATGTATAATTTTACAAGTACAAATTATAAACGTCAGAGTGTGTCTAAAATACCACAGATgggttaggggggggggggggggggtcgttctGCATGAGGATCGAAGACTTCAATATTTTAATGAGCATAATGACGTATCAGGATCCTCTTTACATTGCTTGAATGGATGTTCGATTACATGGGGGTTTTCCTAGTTTGTGTCTATTAACATTCTTGAAGGTGGAACTTCACAAAAATCTGGTAATATCCTCTGTTATACCTCACATTTATAGGAATCCATAACAAATTAtgattatttcattatttagtCATTTTGAGCGGATTAATGTCGATGAGACGGCAAGCTGTCTAGTCATATTGGATCATGGGTATCTGTGACAGGATGGACCTTTATATGTAAATATCCCAGTATAGGATACAGAAGCTGAATGGGGCTGATACAGAtgcaaatgaaaaagaaaaaatattttttgttcacCATTGTAATCAAAAAAATTTACTAAAGTAAGtttggtgtattttttttctgtcaacAATCGAGGAATAATGTATATTGACCTAATTAGTTTTCTATTGGGGTAACAGCATCTTCTCTCTGATGAGGAGGGTCCCTCAGTGGGAGATAGTCACACACACTGAGGCTTTTGTCCAGCCTGATGCCTCCCATGAAATAGCTGTCCACCCCAGGGGGGACAGTCAGCTGTAGCAAATCTTGCCACACCCACAGCACTGGTGCTGTGTCAGTCCACAAATTGTGCAACATCACCATAattcatgtttttctttattttgcattttttcacTCCGAGTAATAGGCCTTGAAATACCAAGCTTTGCTTCTCCTAAAtctgaaaaacagaaacataaatTCAACTGTATAATGTTTTACATCGAACCATGTGGAATTTTTTGACAtgaataattattttatgtaGTAGGGGAATGTTGCATTAAAAACCTCAAGAGGCTCGAGTGCCTCCACAGTTTTGTAAGGGGAAGCCACTGGCCTAATGTACCAGCAGACTGGTCACCCAGCGATGGGATGGAGCTGGGTTCCACTGGAAGAGGggagtctcaccctcacaccTGCCACACTGCGTAACGTGGGCAGCGGAAGGCCCTCCACGGATCTGCCATGACAACGGAGGCATTGTGCTGTGATGTAGCACAGTCTCAGACAGCGTCAGGTCGTGACCCTGTGCGTGTGGACGACGGGGGATTGTGGGCCGGGTCACGGGATCCTAACGTTGCTGGCAGAAtggcagcatgggggggggattACTCTCTGCCCACCCCCACTCAACTGAGAAGTCCATGATCCACTCTTACTCTATGTTTGCATGGGCTAACCCCAGGTATTAGCCTTATGCCAAAAGCCCCCCAGGCGACCCCCTCTGGGCTGTTTGCACAGCCAGGATTGTGTAATTCAATGTCCGAAATGGTTAAGATAGCAAAACATCACCCTGGGGAAGTTATTCAAACACTCCGTGGAGCTGCTGTTCCAGAGGACAAAAACTAGACCCTCATGGAGGTAATATACACACAACGTTCCGGggtcagagaaaaaaataacGGAATCATCACAAGAAAACATTCTGACATGGAAGGAACAATGCAGCCACGAGGATGAATGAAATTAAGTTGAATGTTAGCAGAATATGTCAGTTCTGAAAGGGATCTGACAATAGGCACTTTGCTATGTGAATTTTCGAAGCTGCTGGACAATGAATAAAGTTCAA
The Paramormyrops kingsleyae isolate MSU_618 chromosome 13, PKINGS_0.4, whole genome shotgun sequence DNA segment above includes these coding regions:
- the LOC111859484 gene encoding ferritin, heavy subunit, encoding MSEPRCKRLKTSLPVCKNHKALSDSRVTQNLPGMVEESLCGVTTLIMEAAYRLQALAQIFEQHDVALPRVAGFFRQESEKEQKQAEAMLAYLTERGARYCNKDIKKPGCEDVCSLIPALEVVLAQWKELLSCMVELCQLAGEHGDPHTASTVKGCFLAPLVPKVKELGDLLTNAKRVGCGGHKAGFGEYLIDQLLEKLSGV
- the myod1 gene encoding myoblast determination protein 1 homolog; translation: MELSDIAFPIPSADDFYDDPCFNTSDMHFFEDLDPRLVHVGLLKPDDYNHKEDEHIRAPSGHHQAGRCLLWACKACKRKTTNADRRKAATMRERRRLSKVNDAFETLKRCTSTNPNQRLPKVEILRNAINYIESLQSLLRGQDENYYPVLEHYSGDSDASSPRSNCSDGMMDFNGPTCTSRRRNSYDSTYFTETPNDSRSNKNSVISSLDCLSSIVERISTDASTCPVLPSQEGSEGSPTSPREGSILGETVTSVPSPTNCPQTTHDSNPIYQVL